From Bacteroidota bacterium:
TGTTCCAGCGATCCAACAGCCGGAATGCTGTCTTCTTTGATGATGACATTCACGCGCAAGGAGGCGCCCGGTGTGGGAGCCGCCGAAAAATTCGCATCGACGGTAAAATGGTAGGCTGCCCCATCAAATGACAGATCCCGCATGCCCACGGAGACAATGGCCGGGGTGTTGTAGCGGTTCAGGAAACGGGTACGAAACGAAAGATGCGACAGGATGATCCGGGATGCTCCGGTAAACTTGTAACGATCCACTGCTCCACCGGGATAGCTCGACACCCCGAAGAGGGTTTTGACCGGCGTCCATTCGGGGATCTCCAGATCGTCCCATTCGTGCCAGGCCAGGCCGATCGTATTATCGGGATAATCATGCTCGATCTCTTCTATTTTGATCGCCGCATCAGGGCACGCTCCGCACCAGGCGCCGGTGAATTCTTCGATGACGACCCGGCGGGTGGTTTGGGCGGAAGCAAACGCTACCAAGAGCAGGCAGGTCAACAGAAACAAAGTACTGAACGACTTCATGCGATAAATGCTGTATCCAAATATAGGAATTCAGTCGATCCGCAAAACCGTGACCTCCGCGCAATCCGCGTTCCAACGATTCAAAGCACTGCTCAGCCGGCGGATTCAGTATGTTCCGTCTTCTCCTTCCCCGCCATCCACAAAAAACCCAGCGACAGAAAAAGGGATGAAACGATCAGGATGACGAACAAGCGATCGAAACCGTATCGGTCCGCAATCCCAAGCCCCAATGATGGCGCCGCGATGGTCGCGATCCCGTAGGCGATCGAATAGAGCGCGGAGTATTGTCCCTGCCGTTCTTTTTTCGGCCGGGAAAGCGCATAGTTCATCATGAACGGCATCGCGAAGATCTCCGACAGGGTGATCACGAACGTATACAGGATAGCGAAGGAGAGTCGGTGTTCACCGAAATAAAGCAAAGCGAACGCGGCAGGTAAACAAAAGACGCCGATGACGATGAACCGGAAGATCTTCTTCGACTTTTCCAGCTTGGCGATCAACGGCATCTCGATGATCACGACCAGTATCCCGTTCAATGCCATGAGCAGTCCGATGCGGTCTTCATCATACCCGCTGACGGTTTTGAAGTATTGCGGAATGCTGGCGAAGATCTGGAAGAAGATGGTCCCATACACGGCCACCAGCGCGATGAAGAACAAATAACGCAGATCGCGGTAGGCAGAAGTGCTGCTGTCGGCCAGTACTTCATTCTTGTGACGTCCGGGTATCGTTGCAGGCCGGGGAAGGTAGAGGAACAACATGAGCGCGGCCAAAAAACCGGTGCAGGCATCGATGACGAACAGCCAGCGATAGCCGAGGTAGAGCGCGACGAATCCGCCAACAGCCGGGCCGACGGCAAAGCCGAGGTTGACCGCCAGTCGCATCAGCCCGACCGACCGGGTGCGGTTTTCAGGCGTGCTGTATTCGGCGATGGCAGCGGCGTTGGCCGGTCGGAAACTGTCGGCCGCCAGCGCATAGATGAAGATCACCGCCGCCATTCCCGCCGGCGTGGTGATGACCAGTAAGGAGAGCAGGATAAGTCCGCTCGAGATCAGGGCCGACACCATGATGTCGAAGTGATTCTTGCGATCGGTCAGCCAGCCACCCAGATAACTGCCCAGTACGCTGCCCATCCCGTAGAAGCTCATGACAAATCCTGCCTCCGCGATCGAGAAGTGCAGGTCGCGCGTCATGTAGAGCGTGGTAAACAACAACACCATCGACCCGCTGCGGTTGATGAACATCGCCAGCGAGAGGATCCAGATGTTGCGGTTCAGATTCGAAAAAGCGTGACGGTAAAGATGGAGGGGCATGGGGGGAATGGTAAAGATAGGCAATGTGGGATTGATGGGGGATCGTTGACGGTAGTGATTTGAAATTGGTGATTGGTAACTGGTAATTAGTAATTAAAAATCGGTGTTTAGTTACTAATTACTAATTACTAATTACCAGTTACCAGTTACCAGTTACCAAAATACCCACCAGCACGGATACCCGCGCTCCTTTTCCCGCTTACCTTTGTGTAAACACCTCACCCATGAAAAAAATCTACGCCATCTTCCTTTGGTTCTCGACATCCCTGGTATTTAGCGAGGCTCAAACCCCGACGTTTCAGATCCCGTTCAACAATTCCGGCGGCACTTTGTCCAATGAGTTATTCTGTGTGGAATCTGACCAATCCGGCAACATCTATTTCTGTGGTAAGCATACCGATGTGATCACCTTCGGTGGCACCACCTTGAGCGTAGGCAGTGGCGGAGCCTGGTTCGGAAAACTGAGCCCTGGCGGCAACCTCGAATGGTTGCGGCAGGGTGGCACACCCGGCACCACCGACATTGCTTATGGCATTGCCGCGGACCCGCGCAACAACGGGCGTTGCTACGTGGCCGGTTCGCTGAACACCAGCTCCGCTTCCACCTTCGGAAATCAGACCCTGCCGGCCAGTTACCTGGGATTCGTTGCCTGCTACGATGCTACAGGTAGCGCCTTGTGGCTGGCAGGAACCAGTTCGGCGGTCTATTCCATCGCCTGCGACGCGAACGGGTACCTGTTCATCAATACCGGTGACGCGGCCATCCACAAGCTGGACGCGGGGAACGGAAACGATCTGGGCACCATCACCCTGAGCGGTAACCTCATGAACCCCCAATGGCACAACATTGTGATACACGGTAACGATGTGATCGCGCAGGGAGGGAATAAGATCCTCAAATTCGACAACAACCTGAATCAACTCTGGAGTACGCCGGTGAATGCATCCCTGGCCGAGACGTTCCGTCTCAACCTGGATGCGAACGGCGATGTCTATGGCACCTTCTACGCACTCTTTGGTAGTGTGACCGTTGGTAGCGTGACGAAAAGCAATTTTCCGAACGGCTATGTTTATCGCCTCGACGGAGCAACCGGAAACGTGCTGTCCTGCGATTCGATCCTGATCAACGGGGCCGCCTCGAAGATAAAAGAGTATATCCCGGCTGCCGGCAGTCCGCAGTTTTACATCAGTGGCGACGGCGCTTTCAACACCCCTACGGTACTGAAGGATGGGCCTTCGCTTTCTGACACCTGGACCAAAGTGTTCCCTTCCAACGCGCCGGTGAATGATCTGGAAGTCATTTCGAATAATTGCATGGTGGCGGTCGGCAAACATTCGGGCACTTCGGTGTTCGACAGTTACACACTTAACCTCCCCGCGGGATCTGCCGGCATCGATAACAGCTACCTGATCGGGCTTTGTTCCGGAACCGTCGACATCCCTGAACAATCCGACGCAAGTACCAGGGCCTATCCAAATCCTGCTGCCGATTACATCGTTGTGCCGGGAAATGAAACGGAGACAATTACGCTATCGAATGTCCTGGGCGAACACTTCATCGTGCCGGCGACCGGCAGCAATCGCTTCGATCTGCGCGGGCTGCCGGCAGGAGTTTATGTCATGCCCCGTGGAATGCGCTTCGTAAAACAATAAGCACAGTACCGGGAAGACCGCATCCCTTCCGTTCATCGTCCTTCAGGAGCCCGTTCCGCGTGGCCGGTCTCCGAAAAGCGCCTACCTTTGCGCTCGCATGATCGTCGATATTGTCATTCGGGAAACACCGGAAGGTGAAGTCATCCATTACCTGCTGAGCGAAGACGAACGCGAGTTCGATCTGCGCGGTTTGCTGTTCGAGGACGAAGTTACCGACTGCGACTGGCTGGATGAGGAACAACGCTTCCTGGTGGCCGCTTATAACGACTGGGAAGGCAAATCGAATTTCGCGATACTGAGCCTGCATGGTGAATTGTTGCGGAAAGGGATCCGGCAGATCCGGCAGTACATTCCGGAACAACGCCTCTTCATCATCGAGCAAACGGGAGCCAGTCTTGGCGAGGATCGTTTCGACTACCAGGCGGAGGAAGACGACATACTTTTCGCGGTGATGAACGATACGGGCGACTACGTGATCGAACCGCAGCCGGAACAGATCTTTTACAACGAACAGGAAACCGCCTTCGGCGTCGGTAGCGGACAGGAGTGGATCATTTACGATCTCAAGGGGAAGCGCATTTCCTGATGGACACGGCCCTCTTGTCGGGTTTAAAAGCCGATCTGCACCAACGATGTCTGGAGCTGCTCGCTTCAAAGATCGTCGAACTTACCCGGATGCAAACCGAACTGCTGGAAGGCGCGCTGGATGACAGTAAAAGTTCCGCGGGCGACAAGCACGAAACCGCGCGCGCGATGATGCAGTTGGAGCAGGAAAAGCTTGCCGGACAATTGCAAGACCTGCTCGATCAGCAACAACAGCTTATCCGATTTGATCCGTCGTTATCAGATGGGGTGATCCGTCCCGGAAGTCTGGTACAAACGGATCGCATGCTTTTTTATCTCACCGTCGGGCTCGGGAAGCTACGATCGGAAACCACCGAATGCATGGTCCTCTCCCCTTCCTCCCCGCTCGGCAAACGCATGAACGGGCTTTCCGCCGGCGATCGATGTGAAGTCAACGGGCAGGTGTATCACATTCTGGCGGTCGTTTAGATTTTTCGCTATTTTCAGTCATCGCCGAATTGTCATTTAACAAGATCCTGTCTCTTGATGTACCAATGAATTCCGATCTTCGGCTAACTCTTCCATGCGCACGATCCTGTTTTCGATGCTCTGGATGTTGCCGGGTCTGACGCGACTGCTTGCACAGTCGGATCCGATCGCGGTGTCCGGGCTTTATTCACTGGGCAATGATTTCCAGGACCGCGCCTATGCGGTCACCGTGGATGATAGCGGCAACACTGTTATGTCCGGTTCCGCCTCCAGTGCTATGGTTAATTTCGATCTGCTGGGAGGAAGTACGCCGGGCGAGCACCCGGTTCCCGGCAATTACCTCGTCCGCTATCGGGCGGACCAATCGGTGCAATGGGCTCGTTACTCCGGCTATTCGGAATCACGTTTCGTTATCACACACCTGGAGACTGATCGAATGAATCACACGCTCGTCCTGGGCTATTACCGGGGTCTGGTGGATATTGATTTCGGTCAAAGCGGAACCGAATACTTGCAGGAGGCCAACTATCAGCCATCCTTTTTCCTGGCGCAACTTGACAGCAACGGAAAACCGATCCGGCATGTTGAATGGGTGGCCCTGTCGGATAGTTTCGACACTTATACCGGTGATCGGACCTTTGTAACCGATCTTTCACTCGACGAAAACGGTAACATCTATCTGGCGGGGTACTCGGGGAAGTGTTTTTACCACGCAGCAGTTGCCCAACGATACGCTTCGTGAATTCACCTGGTTTGTGATTAAGCTGGACAGTTCATTGCAGGTCCAATGGATGGATGGTCTGGAAAAGGTTGTTCATGAATTCCACAATTGGACGAATTTTCTGCCCGTCATGGCGGATGCTGACCGGAACGGTAACGTCTATGTCACATTGTGTTTCGGAGACAGCATCAATCTTCACTTTTCGCATGAACCACCAAACTACCTAAGTGCTAAGCCCTATGATTACACAAATCCGCCGAGTCAGGAAAGCTCTAACCGTGATCTGCTGATCATACAATATGACGTGAACGGTAATTATTTGCGTCATCGGCGGTTTCATTCTGACAGGGTTAGCAGCGAAAAGAACCTCGACGCGGACGTGCTGCCGAACGATCATCTCTATGTATTGGCGGCCTATGACCGGGAATTCAGCGTGGACGACAGCACCTGGAATCCACCCGGAATCGATTCGTTGTATGATTACAACCTCATCCTACTCGAGCTGGACGATCAGTTAAACCTAGTACGGCACCGGCGCTTTCATAACAACATACTGTCGCCGAGGGGTCATTACAATTACCTGGAAGCCGACGAATGCGGCAATCTGCTCGTGCGGATCGACCGGGTCATGTACAATGGCTTCCCGTTTCCGCCCTTTGATGACAATTCACTTCCGATATTGTACAAGGAGAATACTTATGTATTCAATGAAGCGCTTGATGTGATCGATACGATTTCGTTTCCCGACTTTAATCTCTACGATTTTCTGTCCGCCGATATACACAACGGCCATCTGGCCATGACCGGAACGTTTGCCGACGATTTCCCGTCGAGCACTTTACCGTTTTCGAGCGAAACCCGGTTCCATCGAATTCCTACTACGACAATTTCCTGTTGCTTGGCGACCTCGCCTTGCAGGCTTCCAATACCAGAACCGCTCCCGGAAGTTATCATTCCAAATGTATTCCGCCAGATGGCGACGGACTGAACGACACCTGGCAGGTGCGCGATACGACGGGGCGTTTCGCTGCCCGTTGGCAAATATTCAATCGCTGGGGCCAGGAAGTATCACACGGTTCATTTCCCGGTTCCGGCTGGACCGGAACGGATGAACGCAGACAACCCTGTCCCGACGGAGTTTATTTCTACATACTGGCCATCGAAAACTCCTCGATCCATCAGGAAGAACGTGGCTGGGTGAAACTGATCCGGTGACGGTCATCGCCGAACCGGACGTTTTTCTCGAAGTGCTTCCGCAAATGGGACGTTTCGAACCCGGGAGTCGATCCAGCTCAGGAAGTCAAGTATTCCATAATACGATTATCGTTCGGGTTGTAGGATTTTTCGGATCATACTACCCAGTTCCGCAATCGTTTCTTCCTTTCCATATCAGAAGATGCCCGAACCACCTTTCGCCAAAGTTGGTGTATAAACATTCGTTCAAGCGGATAGACGTCAGGGCGCTTGTCGAAGAACCGGAGTGCAGATGGAACCAGTGATTGCAACATGTCAACGTCGCCCAGTTCAGAGTGAAGGATAATACCAAGCACGCGGGCATATCCCTGAAAGAGGCGATTTACCGGGAGCGGCTTAAGATTGAGTATGGCATTGATCCAACGCAGGCTTTTGCGGTAGTCACCGTTGATGAAGTGGATGTAGGACAATGCATACTGGAAGATCACCGCGTGCACGGCGCTGATCAGGTGGCGGTCCTTTTGTAAACGCTCTTCAATCGTCTCGGTCAGTTCTCCGGCATTATCGTATTCACGGAGATACAGGTTCTGGTAAAACTCGCGCAGGAGGACACGCATCCTGATCATGGATCGCATTTTCTCAGAATTACCGGCGGGGAAACGGTCGGGAATGCTCCTGAGTTTCTCCAAAGCCCGGTCGAATTCCTGAAAACGATCGTTCTCACCGAGTGTTGCGATCAGGTTGTTCCAGCGCCTTGATATACACCCAAGCAAATGCTGGTTGGTGAAGGCCGGATCCGAATCAAACAATTCGACGGCGCGTCTTGATACTTCCAGGTATCGTTTCCGTTCGTCCAGTGCGCTGTAATACTTTGCGCGCGCTTTGTAGCCGCAACACGCGCGCAAGCACACCAGCCCGCATCGGGGCGGCGCATTACGGGCACGTTGAGTGCGGTCTTGTATTTACGGTGGTCCGCTTCACTTCTGATCCAGATCGATTCGCTGTACAGTTTATTGATCTGATCGTACACGACATTGCGGGCTGCAAGCTCTTCCAGGCGGGTGATTACCAATCGCTCTTCCGCCTCCACCTTCGCAAAATTCTCTACGAGTTGCTTCTCGAGCATCAGCGTTCGCTCCCAGGAGATCGCTTCCATCCATTGACCGAAAAACTCGTAGCGACTGGCCAGCTCCTTCGCTT
This genomic window contains:
- a CDS encoding MFS transporter, with the protein product MPLHLYRHAFSNLNRNIWILSLAMFINRSGSMVLLFTTLYMTRDLHFSIAEAGFVMSFYGMGSVLGSYLGGWLTDRKNHFDIMVSALISSGLILLSLLVITTPAGMAAVIFIYALAADSFRPANAAAIAEYSTPENRTRSVGLMRLAVNLGFAVGPAVGGFVALYLGYRWLFVIDACTGFLAALMLFLYLPRPATIPGRHKNEVLADSSTSAYRDLRYLFFIALVAVYGTIFFQIFASIPQYFKTVSGYDEDRIGLLMALNGILVVIIEMPLIAKLEKSKKIFRFIVIGVFCLPAAFALLYFGEHRLSFAILYTFVITLSEIFAMPFMMNYALSRPKKERQGQYSALYSIAYGIATIAAPSLGLGIADRYGFDRLFVILIVSSLFLSLGFLWMAGKEKTEHTESAG
- a CDS encoding T9SS type A sorting domain-containing protein, translating into MKKIYAIFLWFSTSLVFSEAQTPTFQIPFNNSGGTLSNELFCVESDQSGNIYFCGKHTDVITFGGTTLSVGSGGAWFGKLSPGGNLEWLRQGGTPGTTDIAYGIAADPRNNGRCYVAGSLNTSSASTFGNQTLPASYLGFVACYDATGSALWLAGTSSAVYSIACDANGYLFINTGDAAIHKLDAGNGNDLGTITLSGNLMNPQWHNIVIHGNDVIAQGGNKILKFDNNLNQLWSTPVNASLAETFRLNLDANGDVYGTFYALFGSVTVGSVTKSNFPNGYVYRLDGATGNVLSCDSILINGAASKIKEYIPAAGSPQFYISGDGAFNTPTVLKDGPSLSDTWTKVFPSNAPVNDLEVISNNCMVAVGKHSGTSVFDSYTLNLPAGSAGIDNSYLIGLCSGTVDIPEQSDASTRAYPNPAADYIVVPGNETETITLSNVLGEHFIVPATGSNRFDLRGLPAGVYVMPRGMRFVKQ
- a CDS encoding SBBP repeat-containing protein; amino-acid sequence: MRTILFSMLWMLPGLTRLLAQSDPIAVSGLYSLGNDFQDRAYAVTVDDSGNTVMSGSASSAMVNFDLLGGSTPGEHPVPGNYLVRYRADQSVQWARYSGYSESRFVITHLETDRMNHTLVLGYYRGLVDIDFGQSGTEYLQEANYQPSFFLAQLDSNGKPIRHVEWVALSDSFDTYTGDRTFVTDLSLDENGNIYLAGYSGKCFYHAAVAQRYAS
- a CDS encoding gliding motility-associated C-terminal domain-containing protein, which gives rise to MLGDLALQASNTRTAPGSYHSKCIPPDGDGLNDTWQVRDTTGRFAARWQIFNRWGQEVSHGSFPGSGWTGTDERRQPCPDGVYFYILAIENSSIHQEERGWVKLIR